From the Pogoniulus pusillus isolate bPogPus1 unplaced genomic scaffold, bPogPus1.pri scaffold_51_arrow_ctg1, whole genome shotgun sequence genome, one window contains:
- the LOC135174263 gene encoding zinc finger protein ZFP2-like yields MSHKSFIRKSALIRHRSVHTTEKSFCCGDCGKSFKCSSRLTIHQHTHTREHLYPCAECGKSFTTSTGLIQHRLIHSGEKPYSCRDCSKSFTCSSALAMHRRVHSGEKPFTCSDCTKSFTQSCDLTKHCRVHSGEKPFTCSDCGKSFTHRRSLTSHHCTHTGDQPTLQGKHK; encoded by the coding sequence caagagTTTCATTCGCAAGTCTGCCCTCATCCGGCACCGCAGTGTGCACACCACTGAGAAgtccttctgctgtggggactgTGGAAAGAGCTTCAAAtgcagctccaggctcaccatCCACCAACATACCCACACCAGAGAGCACCTGTACCCCTGTGCAGAgtgcggcaagagcttcaccacgAGCACAGGGTTAATCCAGCACAGACTCATCCACAGTGGTGAGAAACCCTacagctgcagggactgcagcaagagcttcacctgcagctctgccctcgcCATGCACCGTCGTGTCCACAGTGGTGAGAAGCCTTTCACCTGCTCTGACTGCACCAAGAGCTTCACCCAGAGCTGTGACCTCACCAAGCACTGTCGTGTGCACAgtggtgagaagcccttcacctgctctgactgcggcaagagcttcacccacAGACGCAGTCTCACTTCCCACCACTGCACCCACACTGGTGACCAACCTACGCTGCAGGGCAAGCACAAATAG
- the LOC135174259 gene encoding zinc finger protein OZF-like, whose protein sequence is MASEKDLDKSWEEKQHPESKMEQTKCSLKKEEEKDPKRENDDEGNDDCDDVECEEDDEGEDDQDKEEEYEEEDRLMLAPSVPVKQLLQCPECGQSFKWHSRLIVHHRIHRGEKPFSCAACDKRFTQLSHLIAHRRTHTGEKPFSCAACDKRFTQLSNLIVHRRTHTGEKPFSCADCGKSFTQKCALTQHRSVHTTEKSFCCGDCGKSFKRSSTLTIHRRTHTREHLYPCAECGKSFTKSWNLIQHRLIHSGEKPYSCRDCGKSFTYSSDLTQHHRVHSGEKPYTCSDCGKSFTCSSNLTQHRRVHSGEKPFTCSDCSRSFTCSSNLTRHRHVHSGEKPFTCSDCGKSFTHSSTLTKHRRVHSGEKPFSCSDCSKSFTQSFDLTRHRRVHSGEKPFTCSDCGKSFTRRHTLTSHHCTHTGDQPTLQGKHK, encoded by the coding sequence ATGGCCTCAGAGAAGGACCTAGACaagagctgggaggagaagcagcacccagagagcAAGATGGAGCAGACcaagtgcagcctgaagaaagaggaggagaaagatccCAAGAGAGAGAATGACGATGAGGGGAATGATGACTGTGATGATGTTGAGTgtgaggaggatgatgagggtgaAGATGACCAAGATAAGGAGGAGGAATATGAAGAGGAGGATAGGTTGATGTTAGCCCCCTCTGTGCCAGTCAAGCAGCTGCTTCAGTGCCctgagtgtgggcagagcttcaAATGGCACTCCAGGCTTATTGTCCACCACCGAATCCACAGgggcgagaagcccttcagctgtgctgcctgtgaCAAGAGATTCACACAGCTCTCACACCTCATTGCTCACCGCCGAACCCACACgggcgagaagcccttcagctgtgctgcctgtgaCAAGAGATTCACACAGCTCTCAAACCTCATTGTCCACCGCCGAACCCACACgggcgagaagcccttcagctgtgctgactgtggcaagagtttCACTCAGAAGTGTGCCCTCACCCAGCACCGCAGTGTGCACACCACTGAGAAgtccttctgctgtggggactgTGGAAAGAGCTTCAAACGCAGCTCTACACTCACCATCCACCGACGCACCCACACCAGAGAGCACCTGTACCCCTGTGCAGAgtgcggcaagagcttcaccaagAGCTGGAATTTAATCCAGCACAGACTCATCCACAGTGGTGAGAAACCCTACAGCTGCAgggactgtggcaagagcttcacctacAGCTCTGACCTCACCCAGCACCATCGTGTCCACAGCGGTGAGAAGCCCTACACCTgctctgactgtggcaagagcttcacctgcAGCTCTAACCTCACCCAGCACCGTCGTGTGCACAGcggtgagaagcccttcacctgctctgactgcagcaggagcttcaCCTGCAGCTCTAACCTCACCCGGCATCGTCATGTGCACAGcggtgagaagcccttcacctgctctgactgcggcaagagcttcacccacAGCTCTACCCTCACCAAGCACCGTCGTGTGCACAgtggtgagaagcccttcagctgctctgactgcagcaagagcttcacccAGAGCTTTGACCTCACCCGGCACCGTCGTGTCCACAGcggtgagaagcccttcacctgctctgactgtggcaagagcttcacccgcAGACACACTCTCACTTCCCACCACTGTACCCACACTGGTGACCAACCCACGCTGCAGGGCAAGCACAAATAG